A genome region from Solanum pennellii chromosome 12, SPENNV200 includes the following:
- the LOC107006315 gene encoding uncharacterized protein LOC107006315, whose protein sequence is MDRSWMYNMTNFGRMGLRPEFVEGVIGFVEYAKTLDPFQRSGMIKCPCNKCQCLNYEKPDAIELHIYRNGFKKEYTVCTSHGEIDNNFDVFQHYVPGESSSNVNSNAQNYRIDDMVQDAFGVHSDFDFANQGEEAPNVECKIFFEQLESASRPLYEGSPHSQLDPRFKQMSEIGKKARSSTKGGSLHTSGAQSQGSVRRKLEKELGRPITQAEAFKATHIRKKKNPEDPDVWVEPRAEVTYNRYLQALEDLQQTLPEENRGMPLTQEQDERVWLDLTCGPSRYGYAYGMPHKTFREFSSEFEGLNSSNHDESMKKNLAMEKKIVELSSQAEESRARERRLELQFAGLKAQFDALLASGGIPPCSGDVTFPPRPPQSQPTQYPMYGQQRNMTHETSSDEESDEESDDYVANTLPH, encoded by the exons ATGGATCGTAGTTGGATGTATAATATGACTAATTTTGGTCGAATGGGGCTAAGACCTGAATTTGTAGAAGGTGTCATTGGTTTTGTGGAGTATGCAAAGACATTAGATCCTTTTCAACGTAGTGGTATGATTAAGTGTCCTTGTAATAAATGTCAatgtttgaattatgaaaaacCAGATGCTATTGAGCTTCATATCTATCGAAATgggtttaaaaaagaatacacTGTGTGTACTAGTCATGGAGAAATTGATAATAACTTTGATGTATTCCAACATTATGTTCCTGGTGAAAGTAGTAGCAATGTGAATTCTAATGCACAAAATTATAGAATTGATGACATGGTTCAAGATGCTTTTGGTGTGCATTCTGATTTTGATTTTGCTAATCAAGGTGAAGAAGCTCCTAATGTTGAAtgtaaaattttctttgaaCAATTGGAATCTGCTAGTCGGCCTTTATATGAGGGGAGTCCACACTCACAGTTG GATCCAAGATTTAAGCAGATGAGTGAGATCGGTAAAAAGGCAAGATCATCTACTAAGGGTGGTTCTCTACACACAAGTGGGgctcaaagtcaaggaagtgtGAGGAGGAAATTG gaAAAGGAACTAGGAAGACCGATAACTCAAGCTGAGGCATTTAAGGCAACACACattagaaagaagaaaaatcctGAAGATCCAGACGTGTGGGTTGAACCGCGAGCTGAAGTGACCTAT AATCGATATCTTCAAGCTTTGGAGGATTTACAACAAACTCTGCCGGAAGAAAATCGAGGTATGCCACTTACTCAAGAACAGGATGAGAGAGTTTGGTTAGACTTGACTTGTGGGCCGAGTAGATATGGGTATGCATATGGAATGCCGCATAAAACCTTTCGTGAATTTTCTTCTGAGTTTGAAGGCCTAAATAGTTCAAATCATGATGaatcaatgaagaaaaatttGGCTATGGAGAAAAAGATTGTTGAGCTATCTAGCCAAGCCGAAGAATCACGGGCTAGGGAAAGGCGGTTGGAATTACAGTTTGCGGGTCTTAAGGCTCAATTCGATGCATTACTTGCCTCAGGAGGGATTCCCCCTTGTTCTGGTGATGTCACTTTCCCTCCTCGACCTCCTCAATCTCAACCTACTCAATATCCAATGTATGGTCAACAAAGAAATATGACTCATGAGACTAGtagtgatgaagaaagtgatgaagaaagtgatGATTATGTGGCAAACACACTACCACATTAG